A window of Mytilus edulis chromosome 10, xbMytEdul2.2, whole genome shotgun sequence contains these coding sequences:
- the LOC139493384 gene encoding toll-like receptor 4, producing MNIIKVGLFWILISLIEVQSNSNKTKCISQNTNVDCRHLGLTMIPRHLPTHATSMDLSSNSLKMIRGFTFQYFKNITDLYLGYNVIQSIDTNAFYGLHRLQSLHLEHNFLQAFPIGMFDKLKCLQHLSIEYNKLQNHHDDQILEMSKILSLTTLSYDIYQDYKFPSQWSTLSKLNRLAIFPRSSKVQFNKEMFAHIKMMSIMSLHLDRVPSISDDFFENFPKLDSISLYLGDGLPKNPIDQVFRSFEVLKRRNMTNIEIAHSRFDNGFILNREKLQYLWSICLKRLTLHELYIKDISLYALQIFSVRSTCIEYLEISKNVLLDRGVSYVFILPNFRNLKVLKITSNWHHSRSKRSQQSILISFALPQTLEELYVGDNLAWDMANINIINGHNLRVLSCKNSVIWSCEGSFVGVINVEYFDMSGWTCDKLSVDLLYGFPNLQTLKASGSRLGKGFVNIAGAGSFLSKNLRLHDINLSSNKMNSIPNGLFLRPFEQLTSVNMSYNNLKIFPKFHASIKTLKIIDLTFNSLTYFNTEQIERIKRLGEVDIFLRGNPFQCSCKTLQFLKWLGQSKRVPDISDLTCVTEKASRIFMSEVISNLKTFEISCKTKFWLPFAVSITSIIILAMILTVVFFRYKYAVEYFLLRIKMKMRNYKELKHEYTYDAFISHSHTDLEWVKQFHDSVTSMGFELCLDAKDFIVGNGIAENVMNAIDSSRKVIFIITHDFLKSTWGSYEMEMTRMHAFQKGREDMVIVVVKDEIKVTDMPDILKSMWFKIKCIQWPNDGNLPYNTKEIFYEKMKMSLTKKEETLTYSRNSVI from the exons ATGAACATCATAAAAGTTGGACTCTTTTGGATTTTAATCTCCTTAATAGAAG TTCAAAGTAATAGCAATAAGACGAAATGCATCTCGCAAAATACAAATGTTGATTGCAGACATTTGGGCCTGACTATGATACCTAGACACTTACCAACACATGCAACTAGTATGGATTTAAGTAGTAACAGCCTTAAAATGATCAGAGGGTTTACATTTCAGTATTTCAAAAACATCACCGATCTTTATTTGGGATATAATGTAATACAATCAATCGATACTAATGCTTTCTATGGGTTGCATCGCCTACAAAGCCTACATCTGGAACACAATTTCTTGCAGGCTTTTCCCATTGGTATGTTCGATAAACTTAAGTGTTTGCAGCATCTTTCGATTGAATACAATAAACTACAAAATCATCATGATGACCAAATATTGGAAATGTCAAAGATTCTATCACTGACGACCCTTTCCTATGACATATATCAAGATTACAAGTTTCCCAGCCAATGGTCTACATTAAGTAAATTGAACCGTTTGGCGATTTTCCCTAGATCGTCAAAAGTGCAATTCAACAAGGAGATGTTTGCACATATTAAAATGATGTCAATCATGTCTTTGCATTTAGACAGGGTGCCGTCCATATCAGatgatttttttgaaaacttTCCTAAATTAGATTCAATATCATTATATTTAGGTGACGGTTTACCTAAAAATCCAATTGATCAAGTATTCAGATCTTTTGAGGTATTGAAACGTAGGAACATGACAAATATTGAAATTGCACACAGTAGATTTGATAATGGGTTTATTTTAAACCGGGAAAAACTGCAGTATTTATGGTCAATTTGCCTGAAACGACTGACATTGCATGAATTATATATCAAAGACATATCCTTATATGCGTTGCAAATTTTTTCTGTGCGAAGCACTTGTATTGAGTACCTAGAGATTTCTAAGAATGTTTTGTTGGATCGAGGAGTTTCTTATGTTTTCATTTTGCCGAACTTTagaaatttaaaagttttgaaaattacAAGCAATTGGCATCATTCGAGAAGTAAACGCTCTCAACAATCAATATTAATTAGTTTCGCGTTACCACAAACTCTTGAAGAGTTGTATGTAGGAGATAACTTAGCTTGGGATATGGCCAACATTAATATTATAAACGGTCATAATCTTCGTGTGTTGAGCTGTAAGAATTCTGTAATCTGGTCATGCGAAGGTAGTTTCGTTGGAGTTATAAATGTAGAGTATTTTGATATGTCTGGATGGACATGCGATAAGTTGTCAGTAGACTTGTTATATGGTTTCCCAAATTTGCAGACATTGAAAGCAAGTGGGTCACGTCTAGGAAAAGGATTTGTAAACATTGCTGGAGCTGGGTCTTTCTTGAGTAAGAATCTGAGATTGCATGATATTAATCTTTCCTCTAATAAAATGAATAGTATACCAAATGGATTATTTCTGCGCCCGTTTGAGCAGTTAACATCAGTTAACATGTCGTATAACAACCtcaaaatatttccaaaatttcATGCAAGtatcaaaacattaaaaataattgatttgaccTTTAATAGTTTAACATACTTCAATACCGAACAAATTGAACGAATAAAAAGGCTTGGTGAAGTTGACATATTCTTGAGGGGAAATCCCTTTCAATGCTCCTGTAAAACATTACAGTTTTTAAAGTGGCTTGGTCAATCAAAGCGAGTACCGGATATTTCAGATTTAACCTGTGTAACTGAAAAGGCTTCACGTATATTTATGTCTGAAGTTATTTCCAATCTAAAGACATTTGAGATTTCATGCAAAACCAAATTCTGGTTGCCGTTTGCCGTGTCTATAACGTCCATTATCATACTTGCCATGATATTAACCGTCGTATTCTTTCGATATAAATATGCTGTTGAGTACTTTTTATTACGgattaaaatgaaaatgagaaaTTACAAAGAATTGAAGCATGAATATACGTATGATGCTTTTATATCACATAGTCATACTGATTTGGAATGGGTCAAACAGTTCCATGATAGTGTAACTAGTATGGGATTCGAATTATGCCTAGACGCTAAGGACTTTATTGTTGGTAACGGTATTGCAGAAAATGTTATGAATGCCATCGATTCCAGTAGAAAGGTGATATTTATTATAACTCATGATTTCTTAAAGAGTACTTGGGGTTCGTATGAAATGGAAATGACCCGCATGCATGCTTTTCAGAAGGGAAGAGAAGACATGGTGATTGTTGTTGTAAAGGATGAGATAAAGGTAACTGATATGCCAGATATATTAAAGAGTATGtggtttaaaattaaatgtattcAATGGCCAAACGATGGAAACCTGCCATACAATAcgaaagaaatattttatgaaaagatGAAAATGTCTCTCACAAAAAAGGAAGAAACTTTAACATATTCTAGAAATTCAGTTATATAG
- the LOC139492578 gene encoding uncharacterized protein KIAA1958-like produces the protein MKERAKAGLGTHKKKAQEISYDEENILWETGILGNSTPQKLLDTTIYLFGLNFALRAGKEHRDLQIENSQISEHTDTNGDSYLVYREDVFKSNQGGLKSRKCKQKPRKKKPKHAFYLKPLSKPTGQVWFAAMPVGINMLTATIARLCKEAGLKGFRSNHSLRATAATRLYEDGQDEQLISEITGHKSNAVREYKRTNTEMKRKANQTINSKPSEQKKPRSELQINSAPSTFQVHGNNINITLQLNFGNSK, from the exons ATGAAAGAACGAGCAAAAGCTGGGTTAGGAACACATAAGAAAAAAGCACAGGAAATTTCTTATGATGAAGAAAATATACTATGGGAGACAGGAATTTTAGGAAATAGTACACCGCAGAAACTTCTTGATActactatttatttatttggcCTAAATTTCGCACTTCGTGCTGGAAAGGAGCATCGAGATCTACAAATTGAAAATAGTCAAATATCAGAACACACAGACACCAATGGTGATTCCTACCTGGTTTACAGAGAGGATGTTTTTAAATCTAACCAAGGCGGGTTAAAATCTAGAAAGTGCAAACAAAAA cccagaaaaaaaaaaccaaaacatgcCTTTTACTTGAAACCCTTATCAAAACCGACTGGTCAAGTTTGGTTTGCTGCTATGCCCGTGGGTATAAATATGCTGACAGCAACGATTGCAAGGTTATGCAAAGAAGCTGGACTGAAGGGATTCAGATCCAACCACTCGCTTCGTGCCACGGCTGCTACTAGGTTATATGAAGATGGTCAGGACGAGCAGCTAATATCTGAGATAACAGGCCACAAAAGTAATGCAGTTCGCGAATATAAAAGAACAAATACCGAAATGAAACGAAAGGCCAACCAGACAATCAACAGTAAGCCATCAGAACAAAAGAAACCCCGTTCAGAACTACAAATTAACAGTGCACCGTCTACCTTTCAAGTGCATGGCAATAATATCAACATCACGCTTCAACTTAATTTTGGTAATTCAAAGTAA